The Novipirellula aureliae DNA window CATTCGCTTCGAGCATCCCCAATGGATCGCAGAGAATTGCACCGCTTGTGGCAAGTGCTACACGGTATGTCCCGACACAGCGATCCCTGGTTTGGTAAGTGAGGTTGGTGAGATCTTCGATACGATGATCGAGCGGGTTCGCAAACAGAAACCTGACTTAAAACACCTACCACGTCAATCGCGAAAAGTGGCCCAGCGTTTACGGGACATCTTCAACGATGCAAAAGAAACCGACAACGTTGCTGGCATGATCGACGGTGCGATCGCGCAAACGATTCGCGAATGTAAAGACGCACCAGAGACGGTGGAAGAGATCAAATCGGAACTAAAATTGTTCCGCGATGAAATTGGCGACTTCCAATTCGCCCTGTCGCGGCCCTACTACACCAACAAGGAAAAAGAAGCCGCAGGCGAAGGTGGATTGCTGAGCATCACCGTCAATCCCTACACCTGTAAAGGATGTATGGAATGCGTCGAGGTTTGTGATGACGATGCCCTGCGGGTTGTTAAACAAACCGAGGAATCCGTTAAGTCACTACAACGAAATTGGTCGGTTTGGCAGGACTTGCCAACCACACCGCAAAAGTACATCCGTGTCCAGGATATGGAACAAGGCATCGGTGCTCTCGAAACGATGCTGCTCGACAAACGAAACTACTCGGCAATGGCTAGTGGTGATGGGGCTTGTCTCGGTTGTGGTGAAAAGAGCATCGTGCATATCTTTACGGCAACGGTCGAAGCTCTGATGCAACCTCGTGTCAGCAAGCATATCGATTATCTGACGGGACTCATCGAAAAGATGGAAAGTCATATCCATCGCAAGCTGATCCAAGACATTGACGTCAGTGATCCGGCCGCGTTGTCAAAAACCATCGAAGAGATCGGGTCGGGCGATGTTACCCTAGGCAGTATCGCGAAGTTGATCGAGGAAAAAACGGGCGGCCAACCCATCGACCAAGAATGGCTCAATCGAATCACTCGTCTGTTGGAAAAACTGAAAAAGCTGAAGTGGAATTACACCGCTGGGACCAGCGGTCGTGGGCGTGCAAATGCCGGCATGATCAACTCGACCGGATGCTCCTCGGTTTGGGGAAGCACGTTCCCGTTCAACCCGTATCCGTTCCCATGGGCGAACCACTTGTTCCAAGATTCGACATCGGTTGCACTCGGTCTCTTCGAGGGGCACATGAGCAAGATGGCTGATGGTTTCCGTGTCATTCGCATGGTCGAAAGCGAATTAAACGACCAACGTCCAATCGACGAAAAATCGATGACCCATTTCAATTGGGAGCATTTCACGGATGAAGAATGGGAACTCTGCCCACCCGTGATTGCCATGGGTGGCGACGGAGCGATGTACGACATCGGTTTCCAAAACTTGTCTCGCGCGATGATGTCGGGCAAACCGATCAAGGTCGTCGTGCTCGATACACAGGTCTATTCGAACACGGGCGGACAAGCGTGCACCTCGGGCTTCTTTGGCCAGATCTCCGACATGGCCCAATATGGCAAAGCGACCAAGGGCAAACCCGAGGTTCGTAAGGAAATCGGCTTGATTGGAATGGCACACCGCACGACTTACGTCATGCAAAGTGCGATTTCGAATCCGAATCACTTGATCGAAGGGTTCATTGAGGGGCTCAAAACGCGGCGGCCTGCCCTGTTCAATCTCTACACCTCATGCCAGCCCGAGCACGGTATCGGTGACAACATGAGTGCGAACCAAGCGAAATTGGCCGTCGAGTCACGGGCTTACCCGTTGTTCCGCTACAACCCGGATCATGGCCATCTGCCCGAAGATTGCTTCGACCTCGACGGCAACCCGTCGATCGATGAAACGTGGCCGACTTATGAGCTGAATTATATCGACAGCGGGCGCAAAAAATCGATGGAGATCCCGATGACGTTCGCTGACTTTGCGGCGACGGAACATCGTTTCCGCAAACATTTCCGCGTCGCGCCGATTGAGACTTGGAACGACAAGATGGTCCCAGTGGCCGAATTTCTGGAGATGTCCGACGAAGATCGCGAGGGCATGTTCCCTTACATTTGGAGCGTCAACCGCGACTCGGAATTGATGCGGTTGTTGGTCGCCGAGCCGATCATTCGTTCCTGTGAAGATCGTCGTGATTTCTGGGGCATGCTACGTTCGATCGCTCGCGTCGGAGAAAAAACGATCGACCGAAGTGAAGTCGAAAACGAAGTTCGTCAAGAGATGACTCAGCGAATTGCGATGGGCCTTGCCAACATGATGTCAGGCGGCGGTGTCGCAGCGATGGTGTCAGGATCAAACGGCAGCTCGTCAGCAATCATCGATGCGGTTCCGAAAACCGATGCTCCCTCATCCGGCGACAATTACCTGGCTCCTTGGATCGATACACCCGAGTGCACATCGTGCGACGAGTGTGTGAATTTGAACAAGAAGATTTTCGCCTACAACGACAAGAAGAAAGCGGTCATCAAGGATCCCAATGGCGGTCCGTATTCGGACCTCGTCAAAGCGGCCGAAAAGTGTACTGCTGGGATCATTCATCCAGGGTTGCCGAAGGACCGCAGCGGCAAGGATATCGAAAAATGGATCGCACGAGGTGAGAAGTTTAACTAATGTTTGACGCTGTAAAACATCTCTTTGGCGTCAAAACGTTCGCCCATGGGATCCACCCGCCCGACTCGAAAAACGACACGAAAGAATTGGCGATTCACCAATTCCCGTTTGCCGAGTTGTTGATCGTACCATTTTCGCAGCATATCGGTAAACCGGCGATCCCAATCGTCGGTGAAGGCGCAGAGGTGACGCGTGGGCAAATGATCGCCAAGCCCGATGGTTTTATGTCGGTCGCAATTCATGCACCCGCAACGGGTGTGATTCGAAGCATCAGCTTGACACCTGCGATCAACGGCAAGATGACGCCAGGGTTCTTTTTGGAACCCTACACGGCATCGACCCAAGAGGTCATGGAAGGTCCGCCGGTGATGCCGGATACGGCAAGCAGCGAAGAGATTTTGTCCGCGATTCAGAACGCTGGTGTGGTTGGTCTCGGAGGCGCCGGGTTTCCAACCCATGCCAAATTGAAGGTTCCTGAAGGCAAATCGGTCGACGCTTTGATTATCAACGGAGCGGAATGTGAACCTTATTTGACGACCGATCATCGCGTCATGCTCGAACATGCCGAAGACGTGATGAAAGGAATCCCCTATCTGCTTCGCGCGACCGGGGCAAAGACCGTCGTGATTGCGGTCGAGTCAAACAAACCGGATGCCGCCGCAGCCCTTCGAAAAGCGCTGCCCGCAGACTTGCCGATCACGGTCGAAGTCTTGCCAGTGAAATACCCGCAAGGGGCTGAGAAGATGTTGGTCTCGGCACTACTCGGACGCGAAATCCCGTCGGGCGGCTTGCCGCTTGATGTCGGCGTCATCTGTACCAATGTCGGAACCACTGCTGAAATCGGGCACCTCTTGCCTCGCGGCATGGGGCTTTACGAACGTGTCATCACGGTCGGAGGGCCTGCGGTCAAAAAGAAGGGGAACTACCGAATCCCGATCGGCACACCGCTTCGCTATATCCTCGATACCGTTGGCACCGAAGACGACATCACCACCGTTGTCATGGGTGGGCCGATGATGGGGGCGGCGGCATCGAGTTTGGACATCTCGATTACCAAGGGGTCGACCGGCGTGATTGCGTTCACGCACCGAGAAACCGGCCGAGTCAACGAGATTCACGAATACCCGTGCATCAAGTGCGGAGCTTGTGTCGATGCCTGTCCGATTTTCTTAAACCCATCACAACTTGGGATATTGGCGTCAAAGGAACAGTACGAAACGATGGTTGACGAGTTTCATTTGCGAGATTGTTTTGAGTGCGGTTGTTGTACGTTCGTCTGTCCATCGCACATTCCGCTTGTGCAAAAGTTCCGCGTCGCCAAAGCCGCGTCGCGTAAAGCACAAGCGAAGGCCGCAGCGGAGGCAGCGAAATGACTCGGTTAGCAAAAACACTTACCATTCGAAGTTCACCTCATATCCGGGCGACGTCGGGTGTCGATTCGATCATGTTCAATGTCGTCTTGGCGATGTTGCCGGTCTGCTTCTACGCCGTTTACATCTTTGGGATGGCAGCGTTCCTCGTGCTCGCCACGTCCGTCGTCACCTGCGTCTTGACCGAACACCTGCTGTGCCGCATCAATGGCAAAGCAACGACAATTGGCGATTGGTCCGTCGTGATTACAGGTGTCCTATACGGATTGACTTTGCCACCTTCGTTGCCTCTTTGGATGGTCGTCGCGGGAGGTGTGATCGCGGTCGGTGTCGGAAAATACCTGTTCGGCGGCTTGGGATACAACACGTTCAACGTCGCCTTGGTTGGGCGAGCGATCCTGCAGGCTGCATTTCCTGCGGCAATGACGACTTGGCCGGACGCGCCAGTGAACCGATTCGGATCACTGCCGTCATCGACGTTGGCCTTGCCGTTGACCAAACCGATATACGACGGAGTTTCATCGGCGACACCGCTTGCCGATTGGAAATTCAATCAAGTCGCTGCCGAAACCGGCGATTTGTTTATGGGCACGATCAGCGGCTCAACGGGCGAAACATGTGCCCTACTGATTCTGATCGGGGGCATTTATTTGGTGGCGCGGCGGATGATGAATTGGCGGATTCCGGTCGTCATCTTGGCGACGGTCGCCATTGCGACTGGGATTTTGCATTTGGTCGATCCTGAGCGTTACGCCAGCCCCACGTTTATGTTGTTTTCAGGTGGATTGATGCTTGGCGCCGTCTTCATGGCCAGCGACATGGTCGGTTCTCCGATCACGCATTGGGGGACCGTGATCTATTCGGTCCTGATTGGGCTGCTCGTTGTGCTGATTCGCGTTTGGGGTGGTATGCCCGAGGGAGTGATGTACGCGATCCTTATCGGTAACGCGGCCACACCGCAAATTGATAGTTGGATCCAACCGAAGGTTTACGGGACGTCGACGCGGAGGGCAGCAACATGAGCGAGACCGGACTAAAAGAGGGGACACCCGAGACAAAGAATCCACCGGCACCCCAAACCGCATCAGCGGCCAAAATTTACAGCGTCGTGCTCGGCGTCGGTGTTGTATGCAGCTTGCTAATCGTCACGACCTACGAAGTGACGCGGCCGATCATCAAAGCAAACAAATTGGCGATGCGAGAACAAGCAATCCTGGACGTGATCCCCGGCGCCGTGACAAGTAAATCGTACCAGTTCGATGAGACGGATGCCCATTTCCACCCGGCCACCGCGGATGCCGAGGAATCTGAACTGATCTTTGCTGGCTACGATGAAAAAGACAACTTGGTTGGATTGGCTATCGAAGCAAACGCGATGGGTTACCAGGATACGATTCGGTTGTTGTATGGCTATTCACCGGAAAAACAAGCGATCGTAGGGATGAGTGTATTGGAAAGCCGAGAAACGCCCGGTTTAGGTGACCGCATCCAAACCGATCCCAATTTCCGTGCAAATTTTGAAGCGTTGGATGTCTCGGTCAACCCCAGCGGCGATGAGTTGGCTCACCCGATCGAGTTTGTAAAGGAAGGTGAAAAGCAAGAGCCTTGGCAGATCGACGGAATCACCGGAGCGACCATTTCTTCAAAGGCGACGGCGGACATGTTGAGGGCGAGCACGAGTGAGAAAATACCCTTGGTAAAAGCAAAAAGCGATGATTTTCGATCGGTTCCCAAACCTGAACTTGTCCCCGACACCGAGGGAGAGGAATAAACGATGGCCATTGGTTTAGAAAAAGAGACGATGAACGACACGAACGACTTCCTCGATGGCATCTTTAAACGCAATCCCGTTTTCGTACAAGTTCTTGGCATGTGCCCCACGTTGGCGGTGACCAATACCGGAGTCAATGCCTTGGCGATGGGGTTGGCAACAGCGTTTGTGTTGCTGATGTCAAACATTGCCGTATCACTGCTGAGAAAGATTGTGCCCGCGCAGGTTCGCATCGTCACCTTCATTTTGGTGATTGCAACCTTTGTGACGATCGTCGACTATTTGATCCAAGCGATTAGTTTGGATTTGCATCGAGCATTGGGGGCATTCATTTCGCTGATCGTGGTCAACTGTTTGATTCTCGGCCGAGCGGAATCGTTTGCGTCCAAGCATGGGGTGATCCGTTCGATCAAGGATGGGCTTGGCATGGGGCTTGGGTTTCTGATCGGGTTACTTTGCTTAGGAATTGTCCGCGAAGTGATGGGCAATGGAACATTGTTCGGACTCCATTTGTTCGGCGAATCGTTCCAACCATGGACGGTGATGATGTTACCGCCCGGCGGCTTTTTCACGTTGGCAGCATGGCTATTGTTTTTCAATTGGCTCTCAAAGCGTCGAGCCGACAAGGCAATGCAACAAGAGGTGGTAAAATGAATGATGCATCGCTGTGGTCGATTTTCATCAACGCGTGTTTGGTCAACAATTTTGTCCTGGCGTACTTCCTCGGAATTTGCCCGTTCTTGGGCGTTTCGAATAAGCGAGACACCTCGCTGCGAATGGGGATGGCGGTAACGTTCGTGATGCTGGTCAGCTCGATGGCCGCGTACGGGATCCACTTATTGCTTTTGTGGGTTGACGCTCCCTACTTGGAGCTAATTTCCTTCATTGCCGTGATCGCTTCCACCGTCCAATTGGTCGAGATGTTCATCAAGAAGATGAGCCCAACTTTGTTCAAGGCATTAGGCATTTTCTTGCCGTTGATCACTACCAATTGCGCGATTTTGGCAGTTGCGCTTTTTCAAACCAATCGCAGTTATAGCTTCTTGCAATCGATCGTCTTCGCCCTGGGAGCCGGAGCCGGCTTCACCTTGGCGCTTGTGTTGATGGCAGGATTGAGAGAAAAATTAGAGTTGGCAAATTTACCCGAAATCGTGAAAGGGACTGCAATCACCTTGACGCTCGCCGGATTGTTATCGGTATGCTTCATGGGTTTCGCAGGCTTGTTCAATTAGAAAAGCGTAGCCTAGGCTTCTAGCCTGGGATTACACTGGCCACCCCAGGCTAGAAGCCTAGGCCACATACATATTGACCCCAGGCTAAGAAGCCTGGGCTACGTAACATTGATCCAAGGCTAGAAGCCTGGGCTACGTAATATTGATCCCAGGCTAGAAGCCTGGGCCACGTAACATTGATCCCAGGCTAGAAGCCTGGGCCACGTACATATTGATCCCAGGCTAAGAAGCCTGGGCCACGTGAGCGACTTGAGCACTAAACCGAAAATGAGTCACCATGTTTGAGCAAATTCTAAAAGCCGCTATCGGAATGATCTGCGTGATGGGCGTTTGGTTATTGGTTCAATCACTGTGGCGACTCTTGTCGGGTGCCATGCCGAATCAAGACGCACTCGGCGGACGAGTCGGCTGCCATAGCTGTGATTGCAAAACGCCATGCGAGAACTCAAAAACAAACGCCCAATAGCAACATAGGCCTAACCGACTCCATCAGAATTTTGTTACACTATGCTTCGTCCGAAAAGGGGTCTGACCGACCTCTTGAAAGGGTCAGACCCCTTTTCGGACAAAGCCCTACAGGGCTTCCCCTGAAGTCATAAAACGGACTCACCAACTAGCACTCAGCCGAATGGGACGAATCGATGCGATTATTAGATTTTGACGTAAAGACACGCTATAAAGCAGTCGTTCTCCGTAGCGAACGACTGACTCCGGAGGATTCGAAGGAGGACGTTCGCGACATATCGATTGAGGTCGAGAGCCACGAATTCGATGCAGTCGTGGGCCAGAACATTGGCGTGTTAGCGCCGGGGCAAGCCGAACTTGGGCAAGAGTTTCATCTGCGTTTGTACGGTATCGCCGATCTACCGAAGACTTCGTCGGATGGCCGCAAACAGATTACGATTTGCGTTCGCCGCTGTAGCTACATTGATCAATATAGCGGCGAAGAGTATCCAGGCGTGGCTTCGAATTACCTTTGCGATCTTCGCCCTGGCGATTCGCTAACCATCACGGGTCCCTATGGGCAACCGTTCAAGGTTCCCGAAGAACTCGATGCCAACTTGATCCTTATTTGTGCCGGTACTGGCATCGCTCCGTTCCGAGCGTTTGTCAAGTATTTGTACAAA harbors:
- a CDS encoding 2-oxoacid:acceptor oxidoreductase family protein; this encodes MAKPVPSFKFPGTRGAVDGNTAVILCEREGTDAAGAYPITPSTQMGEYWADAAAQGYVNTSGRPLIFIEPEGEHAAAAVTAGLSMTGLRASNFSSGQGIAYMHESLYAAVGKRLTYVLNVGARAMTKSTLNVHAGHDDYHCMDDTGFFQMFAKDAQAAADLNIISHRIAELALTPGAIAQDGFLTTHLIESIQIPERELIQQFLGRPDDIIDTPTPAQQILYGDTRRRIPEIWTVDDPIMTGTVQNQDSYMQSVAAQRPYFFDHIEELADKSYEEFYQLTGRRYDRVMTYKADDADYLIFGQGSMVPTAEVVADYLRESRGIKVGVVNLVMFRPFPADLVGKILQGKKGVAVLERLDQPLAVDLPLMREVRATMSRCLENGRDKKEQPFKHLPAYTSLTDAPSLYSGSFGMGSRDLQPEGIIAAIENMLPEGGRRKFFYLSIDFLRENPVSPKQRIHQENISDKYPNIRDLAIRGSENPNLMPDSSITVRMHSVGGWGAITTGKNLAMTLYDLLDYHIKANPKYGSEKKGQPTTYYLSASPEPIRVNSEYFYVDVVLSPDPNVFNHTNALAGLKEGGCFIIQSDLQSPEEVWRSIPEPYRRIISDKKIKLFYLDAFQIAREVASDSDLQLRMQGIAFQGAFFAASPVAEKAGLSEQRLLEAIHDQLKAKFGGKGARIVDENMQVVKRGYDEIKPVPHGDVTQEEASNNGASKEPALPVLLNRQPKSQSALTDIHRFWEQTGSFYARGMGTDTITDPFIGLGTIPAVTTLFRDMSGIRFEHPQWIAENCTACGKCYTVCPDTAIPGLVSEVGEIFDTMIERVRKQKPDLKHLPRQSRKVAQRLRDIFNDAKETDNVAGMIDGAIAQTIRECKDAPETVEEIKSELKLFRDEIGDFQFALSRPYYTNKEKEAAGEGGLLSITVNPYTCKGCMECVEVCDDDALRVVKQTEESVKSLQRNWSVWQDLPTTPQKYIRVQDMEQGIGALETMLLDKRNYSAMASGDGACLGCGEKSIVHIFTATVEALMQPRVSKHIDYLTGLIEKMESHIHRKLIQDIDVSDPAALSKTIEEIGSGDVTLGSIAKLIEEKTGGQPIDQEWLNRITRLLEKLKKLKWNYTAGTSGRGRANAGMINSTGCSSVWGSTFPFNPYPFPWANHLFQDSTSVALGLFEGHMSKMADGFRVIRMVESELNDQRPIDEKSMTHFNWEHFTDEEWELCPPVIAMGGDGAMYDIGFQNLSRAMMSGKPIKVVVLDTQVYSNTGGQACTSGFFGQISDMAQYGKATKGKPEVRKEIGLIGMAHRTTYVMQSAISNPNHLIEGFIEGLKTRRPALFNLYTSCQPEHGIGDNMSANQAKLAVESRAYPLFRYNPDHGHLPEDCFDLDGNPSIDETWPTYELNYIDSGRKKSMEIPMTFADFAATEHRFRKHFRVAPIETWNDKMVPVAEFLEMSDEDREGMFPYIWSVNRDSELMRLLVAEPIIRSCEDRRDFWGMLRSIARVGEKTIDRSEVENEVRQEMTQRIAMGLANMMSGGGVAAMVSGSNGSSSAIIDAVPKTDAPSSGDNYLAPWIDTPECTSCDECVNLNKKIFAYNDKKKAVIKDPNGGPYSDLVKAAEKCTAGIIHPGLPKDRSGKDIEKWIARGEKFN
- the rsxC gene encoding electron transport complex subunit RsxC, translating into MFDAVKHLFGVKTFAHGIHPPDSKNDTKELAIHQFPFAELLIVPFSQHIGKPAIPIVGEGAEVTRGQMIAKPDGFMSVAIHAPATGVIRSISLTPAINGKMTPGFFLEPYTASTQEVMEGPPVMPDTASSEEILSAIQNAGVVGLGGAGFPTHAKLKVPEGKSVDALIINGAECEPYLTTDHRVMLEHAEDVMKGIPYLLRATGAKTVVIAVESNKPDAAAALRKALPADLPITVEVLPVKYPQGAEKMLVSALLGREIPSGGLPLDVGVICTNVGTTAEIGHLLPRGMGLYERVITVGGPAVKKKGNYRIPIGTPLRYILDTVGTEDDITTVVMGGPMMGAAASSLDISITKGSTGVIAFTHRETGRVNEIHEYPCIKCGACVDACPIFLNPSQLGILASKEQYETMVDEFHLRDCFECGCCTFVCPSHIPLVQKFRVAKAASRKAQAKAAAEAAK
- a CDS encoding RnfABCDGE type electron transport complex subunit D, with product MTRLAKTLTIRSSPHIRATSGVDSIMFNVVLAMLPVCFYAVYIFGMAAFLVLATSVVTCVLTEHLLCRINGKATTIGDWSVVITGVLYGLTLPPSLPLWMVVAGGVIAVGVGKYLFGGLGYNTFNVALVGRAILQAAFPAAMTTWPDAPVNRFGSLPSSTLALPLTKPIYDGVSSATPLADWKFNQVAAETGDLFMGTISGSTGETCALLILIGGIYLVARRMMNWRIPVVILATVAIATGILHLVDPERYASPTFMLFSGGLMLGAVFMASDMVGSPITHWGTVIYSVLIGLLVVLIRVWGGMPEGVMYAILIGNAATPQIDSWIQPKVYGTSTRRAAT
- a CDS encoding FMN-binding protein: MSETGLKEGTPETKNPPAPQTASAAKIYSVVLGVGVVCSLLIVTTYEVTRPIIKANKLAMREQAILDVIPGAVTSKSYQFDETDAHFHPATADAEESELIFAGYDEKDNLVGLAIEANAMGYQDTIRLLYGYSPEKQAIVGMSVLESRETPGLGDRIQTDPNFRANFEALDVSVNPSGDELAHPIEFVKEGEKQEPWQIDGITGATISSKATADMLRASTSEKIPLVKAKSDDFRSVPKPELVPDTEGEE
- the rsxE gene encoding electron transport complex subunit RsxE; protein product: MAIGLEKETMNDTNDFLDGIFKRNPVFVQVLGMCPTLAVTNTGVNALAMGLATAFVLLMSNIAVSLLRKIVPAQVRIVTFILVIATFVTIVDYLIQAISLDLHRALGAFISLIVVNCLILGRAESFASKHGVIRSIKDGLGMGLGFLIGLLCLGIVREVMGNGTLFGLHLFGESFQPWTVMMLPPGGFFTLAAWLLFFNWLSKRRADKAMQQEVVK
- a CDS encoding electron transport complex protein RnfA; protein product: MNDASLWSIFINACLVNNFVLAYFLGICPFLGVSNKRDTSLRMGMAVTFVMLVSSMAAYGIHLLLLWVDAPYLELISFIAVIASTVQLVEMFIKKMSPTLFKALGIFLPLITTNCAILAVALFQTNRSYSFLQSIVFALGAGAGFTLALVLMAGLREKLELANLPEIVKGTAITLTLAGLLSVCFMGFAGLFN
- a CDS encoding ferredoxin-NADP reductase, with the translated sequence MRLLDFDVKTRYKAVVLRSERLTPEDSKEDVRDISIEVESHEFDAVVGQNIGVLAPGQAELGQEFHLRLYGIADLPKTSSDGRKQITICVRRCSYIDQYSGEEYPGVASNYLCDLRPGDSLTITGPYGQPFKVPEELDANLILICAGTGIAPFRAFVKYLYKERPDFRGRIKLFHGGQTGLDLLYRNDEKDDFVLYYDRDTFEAIDALSKRPGWTGASGWGTAMQERAGQIADMLSDPKTYVYVAGVERIRHELDEVFWAVTGLTEDWSRKKEKLVEEGRWVELLY